In the genome of Terribacillus sp. FSL K6-0262, one region contains:
- the upp gene encoding uracil phosphoribosyltransferase, translating to MGNVFVLDHPLIQHKLTYIRDKNTGTKEFRELVDEVAALMAFEITRDLPMEETTIQTPVVETKTKVLAGKKIGLVPILRAGLGMTEGILRLIPAARVGHVGLYRDPETLQPVEYYIKLPSDIEERELIVIDPMLATGGSANDAIHSLKKRGAKQIRLMCLIAAPEGVEVIKKEHPDVDIYLAALDEKLDDHGYIVPGLGDAGDRLYGTK from the coding sequence ATGGGTAATGTTTTTGTTTTGGATCATCCGTTAATTCAGCATAAGCTTACGTACATACGCGATAAGAATACAGGCACGAAGGAATTCCGCGAGCTGGTGGATGAGGTCGCGGCGCTTATGGCGTTTGAAATCACGCGTGATCTGCCGATGGAAGAGACTACGATCCAGACACCTGTCGTGGAAACGAAAACGAAGGTACTTGCTGGGAAGAAAATCGGTCTTGTGCCGATATTGCGTGCCGGTCTTGGGATGACAGAGGGTATCCTGCGTCTGATTCCAGCTGCTCGTGTGGGGCATGTCGGTTTGTATCGTGATCCGGAGACACTGCAGCCGGTGGAGTACTATATCAAGCTCCCTTCTGATATTGAAGAACGTGAATTGATTGTCATCGATCCGATGCTTGCAACGGGTGGATCTGCCAATGATGCTATCCACTCCCTGAAGAAGCGCGGGGCGAAACAGATTCGGCTGATGTGCCTGATTGCAGCACCTGAGGGCGTGGAAGTGATCAAGAAGGAGCATCCGGATGTGGATATCTATTTAGCTGCTCTGGATGAAAAGCTGGATGATCATGGCTATATCGTACCAGGTCTTGGCGATGCAGGGGACCGTCTGTATGGCACCAAGTAA